A part of Larkinella insperata genomic DNA contains:
- a CDS encoding polysaccharide biosynthesis/export family protein, which translates to MNLRLRHSWFGYCFIGLILSLGSCISSKELVLYQKELTDKDTIVATARYIPKIKAGDVLSVQVSSLSAEATALFNPYATISAMGGAQPGSTTTQPYTPGYTVDEEGQIELPIVGKIKVQGLTNTQAATQIRQKLLEYLKEPVVNVRNTNFQISVTGEVARPALFSILNEQVTLPAALGMAGDITIYGKRNNVLVIREENGQRTFNRVDLTKRDVFLSPYFYLRPNDIVYVEPGKVRLASADRTSQLIPLVLSSLSIIALILSRTALR; encoded by the coding sequence ATGAATTTACGTTTACGTCATTCTTGGTTTGGGTATTGCTTTATTGGCTTAATTTTGAGTCTGGGAAGTTGTATTTCCAGTAAAGAGTTAGTGCTGTATCAGAAAGAGTTAACGGATAAGGACACCATTGTGGCTACAGCCCGCTACATACCGAAAATTAAGGCTGGGGATGTGTTATCTGTGCAAGTAAGTAGTTTAAGTGCGGAGGCAACCGCACTTTTTAATCCTTATGCTACTATTTCAGCGATGGGAGGAGCTCAGCCTGGATCAACAACTACACAACCATATACCCCTGGCTACACGGTCGATGAAGAAGGTCAAATTGAACTACCAATCGTTGGGAAAATAAAAGTGCAGGGGTTAACCAACACACAGGCGGCTACACAAATCCGACAAAAGCTATTAGAGTATTTAAAGGAACCTGTTGTGAATGTTCGTAATACGAATTTTCAGATTTCAGTAACGGGTGAAGTTGCTCGGCCAGCTCTTTTTTCTATTCTAAACGAACAGGTTACTTTGCCGGCTGCCTTGGGTATGGCGGGTGATATAACAATTTACGGAAAACGAAACAACGTATTGGTTATTCGAGAAGAAAATGGTCAGCGCACATTCAACCGGGTTGATTTAACCAAACGCGATGTCTTTCTGTCTCCTTACTTTTATCTACGACCAAACGATATCGTTTATGTGGAACCTGGCAAAGTAAGATTGGCAAGTGCTGACCGTACATCCCAATTAATACCCCTGGTTTTAAGTTCATTATCCATTATAGCGCTTATTCTATCACGTACTGCACTAAGATAA